Genomic window (Helicobacter pylori):
TAAATCTAAAACAGCGATTTTTTCTTCATCTTTTAAGGGGCGATTCAAAAGCCCCTTTAAAATTTCAATACTCATTTCTATGTCAGCAATTTTAGAATACGCCCTGGCTAAAAACATCAAACTAGAAATTTTAGCATGCTTTAAAAGCTCGTCTAAATTCTCACTGCTCGCATAGGCGTTTTGATTTTGGGCGAATTTTTGTAAAAATTTTTTGTTTCTCTTTCGGGTGAAATACGCTCTAGCCTGTTCTAATAAAATCACAAGAGCGATAATGAAAGTGAATAAAGCGATAGAAAATAAAGAATCTTTATAGAGGAAATTGAAGTGTTGCACAATCTAAAAATCACTCTCTAATCATCACAATCCTAGACTTAACGCGCAATTTTTCAAAATGCTCTTCTAAAATCTTATCTTTAGATTCTTCCACTAATTTTTGGGCGATGAATTGCTTGGCTTGACTGAAGCTCACTTCGTTTTTACCCTTTTTTTCCTTGATATAAAAAGTGATGAACTGCCCCCCACCCCCATTCATAACGGGCGTGAAAGATCCTTGCTCATGCGAAATAAAGACTTGAGCGATTTGAGGGTTTAAGGTTTTCATCTCTATTTTTTCATTGGCCTTACTCACCCCTGGAATTTCCAAATTAGGATCTGCCATAGCCCTTTCTAAATCTTCTTGATTGGTGGAAGTGTAGCGCACGGTTTCTATTTCTGTGGGGATACTGAATTGCTCCTTGTGTTTGTTATAATATTCGCGCATTTTGGTTTCAGAGCTGGTATCCACATTGGTGAGTAAGATATTACGCAACAATTCTTGCATTTCTAAATGCTCCTTAAGCTGATCTCTATAGAGTTTATAATGCCCCTCAGCCATAAGCATTTGTTTGAAATGGTCTAAATCCATGCCTTGCTGTTGCGCCATCATCGCCATTTCTTGGTCCAGCTTGTCATCATCTACATGGATTTTTAAGCGCTCAATTTCTTGGTTTTTAATGCGCTCCGCAATCAAACGATCCCTAGCTTGAGCTTTGCTCACTTTAGATTTTTCTTGCTCTTCTTGGATTTGATACAGCGTGATAGGCGAGCCATTAACGAGCAAAGAAATGCCCCCTACGACCTTATCTTCAAGGGTGTTGTTAGCAGCGCCATTAGGATTACCAAAAATAGAATTGAATTGAGAGCCAGGGCTTGTCCCCTTATTTTTTTCAAGAGTTTGAGAGGTTGTCTCTTTTTCTTCAAGTTTTGGCACATTATTTTGAACGCCTTGATTTTGCGTGCCTTGATTTTGAACCCCTTTAGCACCCTCTTTGATTTTAGAAGGCGTTATTTTTTGAGTGGGATTTTTGGCATCCCCATGATGGACTTCCGCCCTGGGCTTTCTCTTGGCTTTTGTTTCTTTCTTTTCTTCGGGGTTTTTCTTTTCTTCTTTTTTATTCTTCAAATCCTTATTCTTCAAATCCTTATTCTTCAATTCTTGGCGGATTTTTTTATCCAAAGAAGACTCTTGCTTCCTCCCTTCTAAGGCTTCCACTTTAGATTCCGGCTCTGCATAAACGATCCTAATAAACAACAAAGCCTTCAAAACATAAGAAAAAATTTTCCTCATCAACCCAATTTCTCTTTCAAAATAGCATTCACCACGCCAGGATTAGCGCCTTTTAGATTTTTCATCGCTTGCCCTACAAAAAACCCAAAAAGCTTGTCCTTACCGCTTTTGTATTCAAGCACCTTATCAGCGTTGTTTTTAAGCACCTCTTCTACCACTTTGACAATCGCTTCTGTGTCATTGACTTGAGACAAGCCCATTTGTTCAATGAGCGCATCCACATCGCCCCCTTGCTCTTCTAAAAGCCTGTCTAACACATCTTTAGCGCTCTTACCCGAAATCTTGCCCTCATCAATGCGTTTGGCTAAAGCGCCTAACGCATGAGCGCTAACTCCGCAATTTTCTAAAGTGATCTCGGCCTTCAAGCGTCCTAATAATTCCACACAAAGCCATGTCACGCTCGTTTTAGCCTTAACCCCAAGATTGAGCATGCTTTCAAAATACTCCGCCAATAAAGGATCGCTCACCAATAAATTCGCATCGTCTTCTTTAAGGTTAAAATCTTTCATGTAACGGATTTTTTTCGCACCCGGCAATTCATTGATCTTTTGAGATTCTTTTAAAAGTTTTTCATCAATAAAAACAGGATACAAATCCGGATCTTTAAAATAGCGGTAATCCGCTGACTCTTCTTTATTGCGCATAGAAAGGGTGATCCCTTTGGCGGTGTCAAAAAGGCGCGTTTCTTGAACCACCTCTTCATTATAACGCCCGCTTTCCCACGCCGCGCTTTGGCGCTCTATTTCGTATTCAATCGCTTTAGCAATGAATCTAAAGCTATTTAGGTTTTTAATCTCCACTCTCGTGTAAAGCTTTTCATCGCCCTTAGGTCTAATGGATACATTCGCATCGCACCTGAAATTCCCCTCTTGCATGTTTGCATCAGAAATCCCTATAAAACGCACGATAGCATGGAGCTTTTTCAAATACGCTATGGCTTCTTCACTATTTTTCATGTCCGGCTTGCTGACAATCTCTAATAAAGGGGTGCAAGCGCGGTTCAAATCCACCAAAGAATAACTGCCCTCATGGATATTTTTACCGGCGTCTTCTTCCATGTGGGCTCTTTCAATGCGCACGATTTTTGCGCCCTCTTTGGTGTCAATCTCTAACTTCCCATCGCTCACAATGGGGACTTCAAACTGCGAAATTTGATAAGCCTTAGGCAAATCAGGGTAAAAGTAATTTTTCCTCGCAAAAATGGAATACTGGTTGATATTGGCTTCAATGGCTGTGCCTAATTGGATGGCTTTTTTAACCACTTCTTTATTCAATACCGGTAAAGCTCCCGGTAAGCCCAAACACACAGGGCAGGTGTTAGAATTGGGGGTTTCTCCAAAGCTTGTAGAGCAAGAGCAAAAGATTTTGGTTTTGGTGTTGAGTTGGACATGGACTTCTAGCCCGATTACAGCTTCAAATGGCATCATTTGTCCTTACTCTTTTTATTGCTCACAATGGCAAAAGTCAAATCATTGATCTCGGTGTGCGCTTTAATGAAATCATTGATCTCTTTCAAACTCATTTTTTGGATTTGATCTAAGAGCGTTTGGTTGAAATTTAAAGGCAAACCTAAATAAAAATAATTGTAAGTGGTGTTCAAGCGGCTAGAGATCGTTTCATTCCTTAAAGGCTCAGAGCCTAGTAAAAACTTTTTAGCGTCGTCTAATTCTTGTTGCGTCATGCCTTTTTCTATAAATTCTTTAACAATTTTTTTAACTAAGGCAACGCTTTTAGCTTGAGTGCTGAGCTTGGTTTGCAAATACCCGCTCGCAAAATGCGCCACTTTAGAAAAATTAGAGCGGATATACACGCTATAAGCCAAGCCCTCTTGAACCCTGATTTTTTCCATCAAACGAGAGCCAAACCCCCCCCCAAGCACAAACATCATGACTTTAGATTTCGCTAAATCCTGTTTTAAATCCTTGATTTTAAAGGGCGCGCCAAAATACACGAAAGCCTGCTCAGTGTCTTTATAGAGGACTTTTTCGCTTTTTTTATCGCTCGTTTCAAAATAAGGCTCTTCATACGCTTTACCTTGCGGCAAGAAATTAAGAGCGTTATCTAAACGCTTAAGGGTTTGATCGATTTTCAAATCGCCCCCAAGCACCACCACGAGCTTATTGAGTTCAAAGACCTTAGAAAATTGCTGTTTCAAATCCTCTAGCTTGATTTTTTGGAGACTCTCTTTAGTGCCTAAGGCTGCGTTAGCTAAAGGGGTGTTAGCAAAAAGTTCTTGCTTTAAAGTCAATTTAGCCAAATAGTCAAAATCGCTTTCTTTTTGTAAAAGCACGGCCAACATTTGGGTTTTGACTTTTTCTAAAGCGCTTTGCGTGAAGTTAGGGGATTTCAAAAGCTCTTTTAAGCGCATGATGGCTTCATCTTCGTATTCTTTTAAAAATTCTAAAGTGATTTGCAAATCTTCTGTGCTGGTATCCACATTCAAACTGATCGCTTTTTGCTCTAAAAGTTGCGCAAACCCCACCGCACCAAGCTCTTTAGTGCCTTCGTTTAAAACTTGTGCGAATAATTTCGCCAAACCCAACTGATCTTTATCGCTTAAGCTCCCACCCCCTCTAAAAGCTAAATGGATAAACCCCATAGGCAATAAATGGTTTTCTTCATAAATCACAGGGACTTTAGCTTGATTGATTTCTTGGTGTGTCAAAGCGCTCGCTTGTAACCCCATAAAAACTCCTAATAATAAAGTGATTAAAAATTTTTTCATGCTCTTTATACCTTTGCTTTAGCCGGATAACGCTTTAAAATTTCATAAGCGGTGTTTCGTTTAGCCGCCACGCTCCCAATGTCTTCAATAAGCTCTATCATTTCCGCTTCATTCATGCAAAAACTCGTCCCGGCCGCTTTCACGACATTTTCTTCCATCATCACACTCCCTAAATCATTCGCTCCAAACAATAAGGCTAACTGCCCTATCATAGAGCCTTGAGTAACCCATGAACTTTGTATGTTTTGAATGTTATCCAAAAAAATCCTACTGCATGCCAAATAGCGTAAATACCGATTGGAACTCGCTTTTTTAATGCTTGGGATTTCTTCTTTTAAGGGGGTGTTGTTGGGCTGAAAACTCCATAAAATAAAAGCCCTAAAGCCGCCGGTTTCATCTTGCAAATCGCGCACCCTTTGTAGATGCTCTATTACATCTTCTTCATTATCCACGCTCCCAAACATCATGGTAGCCGTGCTTTTAATCCCACAAAGATGCGCCATTCTATGCACTTCAATCCACCGATCACTACTCAATTTTTTAGGAGCAATGACATCGCGCACCCTATCGCTTAATATTTCTGCTCCCGCTCCTGGAATGGAACTTAACCCGGCGTTTTTCAACCTTTCTAAAACTTCTTTTAAAGACAATTTAGAGATTTTAGAAATGTAATCAATTTCAACCGCGCTAAAACCATGAATGGTAATGGTGGGGAATTTTTGAGCGATATGGCTGACTAAATTTTCATAATAGTCTATTTTGAGCTGCGGGTGCACCCCCCCTTGAAAAAGGATCTGCGTGCCGCCAATAGCGAGCAATTCTTCAATCTTTTGATCAATTTCTTCATAGCTCAACACATAGGCGTCTTTTTCTTTTAAGGTGCGTTTGAACGCACAAAACTTGCAATCCACAAAACAAATATTGGTGTAATTGATATTCCTATCCACAATAAAAGTCGTCAAGTTTTCAGGGTGCAAGCGTTGCTTTACCCTCAAAGCCCTTTGCCCTAATTCTTTCAAGGGCGCGTTTTTCATTAAATCCAAAATTTCTTCTCTGTTGATGCGCATTTTAAAACCTTGTTCCCATAGAAAATTCAAAGTGTTGCGTGTAATCGTCCATGTTGGGGTTGAAGCATAGCCCTTTACATTTCTTGCCATTGCCATCGCCCCATTGGTTGAAAAACGCTATAGGGAAAATCAACACTAAAGGCCCCATGGGCGAAATCCATTCAATCTGTAAGCCTGTAGAAGCCCTCCAAGTCGCTCTTTCAAACCCAGCCCCTATAACGCCATAATCTTTAAAATTCGCTGTTGTGAAGGGAGCGTTATAGAAGAAGCTCCCCCTAGTTGGGGTTTTAAAGGTCAAGAAACCAAAGTCAAAAAACCAAGCTAAACGCATTTTAGCCGCTTTTAACACCCCATAGCTCAATTCTGTAGAAGCGGTGAAGATCCCATCGCCTCCAAGCCACAAGCCAAACTCATCTTTAGGCGTAACCGATCCGTTCCTAAAGCCTCTCACCGTGGTTACGCCCCCCATGTAGAAGGTGGAGTTTAAGGGCAAGTAATCATCGGTGTTATACCTAAAGATATAGCCTCCTTGCGTTTTAAAGCGAGCGATCAAATCTATCAATAAATATTTTTGCAAATGGTGGTAAGCGGCAAATTTACCATAGACTTTAGTGTTACGGACATTCCCGCCTAACCCGTTCCAAGAATTGAGCGTACCAGAGCTTGGCAAGCCAGACATCGTCGCATAGGAGCTAAAGATAACCCCATTTCTAGGGAAATAATAATCATCGGTGTTGTCATAGCTCACATCAAGAGTGAAAGAGCTGGTGATAGGCGTATGGTAATCCCTATCCCAAATACCTTTTATTTCTGGTGAAGTGGTGATCGCTCCAGGGTTAGAACAATTTTCAGGTTGTAAGGGAGTTCTACCGCCTGATAAGCGATTGATAATCACCGATGCGGGGGTAGAACATTGCCTTGGAGCGACCACTTCATTAACAGAGGAATAGTAGCGGTTGTATAAAGGGCTACTGAAACCAAGGAGTTTGGTAACATTCAAGTTATACCCTAAGCTCACATGGGTTCTGTTACCCAGCATGCGCCCGACATTCACCCCAAAGCCCCCGCCTTGTTGGACATATTGGTAGCTTATCCTATAATCCGCATAAAGATTGATCGTAGAGCTATACCAGCTGTCAAAAATCCTTGGATTAGTCAAGCTCAAATTCCCAGCAAACATACGCCCCGCTCCTCTTGGCATGCCCGGATAAGATCTGCCCCCCCCTGTAGCAATGTTAGCATACAAACTCATGCTTTGTCCTGTGCCAAAAAGGTTTCTTTCGCTCACGCTCCCATTAAGCATAAGCCCTCCATAAGAGCCATAGCCTAACCCAAATTGCAACTGCCCGGTGCGCCCCTCTTCTACACTCACTAACAAATCCATAAGCGAGCTATTCACCCTTTTTTCTTCAATTTTGACTTTAGAGAAGAATCCTAAACGCCTTAAAGAATTTTCGGAATTTCTCAATTTGGTCAAGTTGTATTTATCCTTAGGCCCTAACAATAACTCCCTTCTGATGATCCTATCGCTTGTGCGCTGATTTCCTGAAATGATGACATCATTGATATACACCATATCGCCCACTTCAATACGATAAATGACTTTCACAAGCCCGTTTTTTTCATCTTTATCCAAGTCTGGCTTCACCACCGCAAACGCATAACCCTTATCGGCGATTTCGGTTTTTAAAATTTGCGCATCCGCTCTTAAATGCTCAATATTAAAGACATCTTTTCTTTTAACTTTAAGCGCTTTTTCTAAGGTTTTTAAGGGGACTACCGGGTTGTCAATCTCTATTAAAATGTCTGAAATCCTGTATTGGATTCCTTCTTTGACTTTATAATGAAGCTTAGCGTCATGGGTAGAAAAATCCGTTTTCAAAAAAGGCGAAGAAATATGAGCGTCTAAGTAACCCCTACGCATATACACATCTTGGATACGCAAAGAATCGTATTCTAATTGATCTAAACGCAATTTCCCATCATTCAAGCCCCACATCCAGCCCATGAAATCTCGTTGCTTGTTTGCGCTCAAAGATTCAATCATGCGGCGTTTTAATTTCGCGCTTCCCTCATAAATGGATTGTTTGATATAAATACTATCCCCCCTATTCACATCAAACACGATTAATAACGCGCCCTCACTGACCTTTTGGGTGCGCACCTCCACCACGCTCCCATAATAGCCCTGCCCCTCTAAAGCGGTTTTTAAAGCCGTTTTAGCATGCTCTAATTTTTGCTCATCAAAGGTGTCGCCCTTTTTGATCCCCATTTGGGATTTTAAGCCGTCTTTTTCTTTTTCAGTCCCATAACCCTTGATTTCTACCCCGGCAATTCTAGCTTTTTCATCAAAATGAAACTCTAATATGCCGCCCTCAAAAGTGGCATAAACATCTTTAAAATACCCTTGATTGAACAAAGCCAAAACAGCGGTGTCTATTTTTTTAGAATCCACAATATCACCCACACGAATCTTTACAATCTCATTAGCAAGCATGTCAGACATGTAAGAAAGCCCAATATAGGAAACGGACTTGACTTTCATTTCTTTAGGCGTTTGACTTGATTGAGAGGTTTCGTTTTGAGCCTCATTTCTTTGAGTCTCATTTTTTTGAGATTCTTGAGAGGCTTCTTTTGGTGGAGTCAAATCGTTTGGTTTAGAGCCGTCATTTTCTAAAGCCTCAACGCTGGTATTGATACATGCGAAAACAAGAGAAGATAGAATTAATTTTTTAATACTGATTTCCTTAATAGATTTTAGCTTGAGTGTTGTTAGTAGCGTTATTATAACTAATCATTCTTAAAAACGCTAAAGATTATTAAAATTTTTGTATAAAATTATACAAACTATCCCTTTCTACCGCAACAAAACCAGCGTCCTTGATTTTAAATATCAAATCTTCTTTTTCTAAACCATGCCGGCTCTTCGCGCCTGCTGCGCTTTGAATGCTCTCTATCTCTATCGTGCCGTCTAAATCGTTAGCGCCAAATTCTTGAGCCACTAAAGCTAAATTCAAGCCCAAAGTCGCCCAATAAGCTTTAATGTGGGGGATATTATTTAAAAGAATGCGAGATATGGCGATGGTTTTTAAGATTTCTATCGCGCTAGGGGATTTTTCCACTTTCAAATAATTGTTTTCTTTTTGATACAATAAAGGGATAAAAGCGTTAAAGCCCCCTTCTTTATTTTCTACTTTATCTTTAGGGCTTTGGATTTTTTTAATTCTTAGCATGTGATCGATGCGATGGATTTTATTTTCAATATGCCCAAAAAGCATGGTAGCGTTACTCATTTTGCCTAATTTGTGCCAATAAGCATGGATTTCTAACCACCGAGAAGATCCCACCTTACCATT
Coding sequences:
- a CDS encoding SurA protein produces the protein MRKIFSYVLKALLFIRIVYAEPESKVEALEGRKQESSLDKKIRQELKNKDLKNKDLKNKKEEKKNPEEKKETKAKRKPRAEVHHGDAKNPTQKITPSKIKEGAKGVQNQGTQNQGVQNNVPKLEEKETTSQTLEKNKGTSPGSQFNSIFGNPNGAANNTLEDKVVGGISLLVNGSPITLYQIQEEQEKSKVSKAQARDRLIAERIKNQEIERLKIHVDDDKLDQEMAMMAQQQGMDLDHFKQMLMAEGHYKLYRDQLKEHLEMQELLRNILLTNVDTSSETKMREYYNKHKEQFSIPTEIETVRYTSTNQEDLERAMADPNLEIPGVSKANEKIEMKTLNPQIAQVFISHEQGSFTPVMNGGGGQFITFYIKEKKGKNEVSFSQAKQFIAQKLVEESKDKILEEHFEKLRVKSRIVMIRE
- a CDS encoding dehypoxanthine futalosine cyclase gives rise to the protein MRINREEILDLMKNAPLKELGQRALRVKQRLHPENLTTFIVDRNINYTNICFVDCKFCAFKRTLKEKDAYVLSYEEIDQKIEELLAIGGTQILFQGGVHPQLKIDYYENLVSHIAQKFPTITIHGFSAVEIDYISKISKLSLKEVLERLKNAGLSSIPGAGAEILSDRVRDVIAPKKLSSDRWIEVHRMAHLCGIKSTATMMFGSVDNEEDVIEHLQRVRDLQDETGGFRAFILWSFQPNNTPLKEEIPSIKKASSNRYLRYLACSRIFLDNIQNIQSSWVTQGSMIGQLALLFGANDLGSVMMEENVVKAAGTSFCMNEAEMIELIEDIGSVAAKRNTAYEILKRYPAKAKV
- the gatB gene encoding Asp-tRNA(Asn)/Glu-tRNA(Gln) amidotransferase subunit GatB, which codes for MPFEAVIGLEVHVQLNTKTKIFCSCSTSFGETPNSNTCPVCLGLPGALPVLNKEVVKKAIQLGTAIEANINQYSIFARKNYFYPDLPKAYQISQFEVPIVSDGKLEIDTKEGAKIVRIERAHMEEDAGKNIHEGSYSLVDLNRACTPLLEIVSKPDMKNSEEAIAYLKKLHAIVRFIGISDANMQEGNFRCDANVSIRPKGDEKLYTRVEIKNLNSFRFIAKAIEYEIERQSAAWESGRYNEEVVQETRLFDTAKGITLSMRNKEESADYRYFKDPDLYPVFIDEKLLKESQKINELPGAKKIRYMKDFNLKEDDANLLVSDPLLAEYFESMLNLGVKAKTSVTWLCVELLGRLKAEITLENCGVSAHALGALAKRIDEGKISGKSAKDVLDRLLEEQGGDVDALIEQMGLSQVNDTEAIVKVVEEVLKNNADKVLEYKSGKDKLFGFFVGQAMKNLKGANPGVVNAILKEKLG
- a CDS encoding M16 family metallopeptidase, with translation MKKFLITLLLGVFMGLQASALTHQEINQAKVPVIYEENHLLPMGFIHLAFRGGGSLSDKDQLGLAKLFAQVLNEGTKELGAVGFAQLLEQKAISLNVDTSTEDLQITLEFLKEYEDEAIMRLKELLKSPNFTQSALEKVKTQMLAVLLQKESDFDYLAKLTLKQELFANTPLANAALGTKESLQKIKLEDLKQQFSKVFELNKLVVVLGGDLKIDQTLKRLDNALNFLPQGKAYEEPYFETSDKKSEKVLYKDTEQAFVYFGAPFKIKDLKQDLAKSKVMMFVLGGGFGSRLMEKIRVQEGLAYSVYIRSNFSKVAHFASGYLQTKLSTQAKSVALVKKIVKEFIEKGMTQQELDDAKKFLLGSEPLRNETISSRLNTTYNYFYLGLPLNFNQTLLDQIQKMSLKEINDFIKAHTEINDLTFAIVSNKKSKDK
- the bamA gene encoding outer membrane protein assembly factor BamA, with the translated sequence MKKLILSSLVFACINTSVEALENDGSKPNDLTPPKEASQESQKNETQRNEAQNETSQSSQTPKEMKVKSVSYIGLSYMSDMLANEIVKIRVGDIVDSKKIDTAVLALFNQGYFKDVYATFEGGILEFHFDEKARIAGVEIKGYGTEKEKDGLKSQMGIKKGDTFDEQKLEHAKTALKTALEGQGYYGSVVEVRTQKVSEGALLIVFDVNRGDSIYIKQSIYEGSAKLKRRMIESLSANKQRDFMGWMWGLNDGKLRLDQLEYDSLRIQDVYMRRGYLDAHISSPFLKTDFSTHDAKLHYKVKEGIQYRISDILIEIDNPVVPLKTLEKALKVKRKDVFNIEHLRADAQILKTEIADKGYAFAVVKPDLDKDEKNGLVKVIYRIEVGDMVYINDVIISGNQRTSDRIIRRELLLGPKDKYNLTKLRNSENSLRRLGFFSKVKIEEKRVNSSLMDLLVSVEEGRTGQLQFGLGYGSYGGLMLNGSVSERNLFGTGQSMSLYANIATGGGRSYPGMPRGAGRMFAGNLSLTNPRIFDSWYSSTINLYADYRISYQYVQQGGGFGVNVGRMLGNRTHVSLGYNLNVTKLLGFSSPLYNRYYSSVNEVVAPRQCSTPASVIINRLSGGRTPLQPENCSNPGAITTSPEIKGIWDRDYHTPITSSFTLDVSYDNTDDYYFPRNGVIFSSYATMSGLPSSGTLNSWNGLGGNVRNTKVYGKFAAYHHLQKYLLIDLIARFKTQGGYIFRYNTDDYLPLNSTFYMGGVTTVRGFRNGSVTPKDEFGLWLGGDGIFTASTELSYGVLKAAKMRLAWFFDFGFLTFKTPTRGSFFYNAPFTTANFKDYGVIGAGFERATWRASTGLQIEWISPMGPLVLIFPIAFFNQWGDGNGKKCKGLCFNPNMDDYTQHFEFSMGTRF